From the Lathyrus oleraceus cultivar Zhongwan6 chromosome 4, CAAS_Psat_ZW6_1.0, whole genome shotgun sequence genome, one window contains:
- the LOC127074993 gene encoding mitochondrial carnitine/acylcarnitine carrier-like protein, giving the protein MGDVAKDLTAGTVGGAAQLVCGHPFDTIKVKLQSQPTPLPGQLPKYAGAFDAVRQTIAAEGAGGLYKGMGAPLATVAAFNAVLFTVRGQMESLLRSHPGAPLTVSQQFVCGAGAGFAVSFLACPTELIKCRLQAQSALAETGTAAVAVKYGGPMDVARQVLRSEGGVRGLFKGLVPTMAREIPGNAIMFGVYEALKQRFAGGTDTSGLSRGSLIVAGGLAGGSFWFLIYPTDVIKSVLQVDDHKNPKFSGSLDAFRKIKSSEGIKGLYKGFGPAMGRSIPANAACFLAYEMTRSALG; this is encoded by the exons ATGGGAGACGTGGCTAAGGATCTTACTGCCGGTACTGTTGGAGGGGCTGCACAACTAGTATGTGGACATCCCTTTGACACCATCAAGGTCAAGCTCCAAAGCCAGCCTACACCACTACCTGGTCAGCTTCCCAAATATGCTGGTGCATTTGATGCCGTCAGACAGACAATAGCAGCCGAAGGTGCAGGCGGTTTATACAAAGGAATGGGCGCCCCACTCGCTACGGTAGCAGCCTTCAACGCAGTCTTGTTTACAGTAAGGGGGCAGATGGAATCACTATTGAGGTCACATCCAGGTGCCCCCCTCACAGTGAGTCAGCAGTTTGTTTGTGGAGCTGGAGCTGGTTTTGCTGTTTCCTTTCTTGCTTGCCCAACTGAATTAATCAAATGCAG GTTGCAAGCACAAAGCGCACTAGCTGAAACAGGAACAGCAGCTGTGGCTGTTAAGTATGGAGGACCAATGGATGTAGCCAGACAGGTTCTTCGGTCAGAGGGGGGCGTGAGAGGTCTTTTCAAAGGCCTGGTTCCCACAATGGCACGTGAGATACCTGGAAACGCGATAATGTTTGGCGTATACGAAGCATTAAAGCAACGGTTTGCAGGAGGTACCGATACCTCTGGCCTAAGCAGAGGCTCTCTGATTGTTGCGGGAGGTTTGGCAGGTGGTTCGTTCTGGTTCCTTATTTACCCGACCGATGTTATCAAAAGTGTGCTTCAAGTAGACGATCATAAGAACCCAAAATTCTCGGGTTCATTGGATGCTTTCAGAAAGATTAAATCTTCTGAGGGAATCAAAGGCCTATATAAGGGTTTTGGTCCTGCAATGGGAAGAAGTATTCCTGCAAATGCAGCATGCTTCTTGGCATATGAGATGACAAGATCAGCTTTAGGATGA